Proteins from a genomic interval of Buchnera aphidicola (Brachycaudus cardui):
- the tuf gene encoding elongation factor Tu: protein MSKERFKRLKPHINVGTIGHVDHGKTTLTAAITTVLSKQYGGSARAFDQIDNAPEEKARGITINTSHVEYDTEFRHYAHVDCPGHADYIKNMITGAAQMDGAILVVAATDGPMPQTREHILLGRQVGVPYIVVFLNKCDMVDDEELLELVEMEVRDLLTQYDFPGDDTPIIRGSALKALEGDPEWESKIIDLSKFLDSYIPEPKRAVDQPFLLPIEDVFSISGRGTVVTGRVEKGIIKVGEEVEIVGIKKTTKTTCTGVEMFRKLLDEGRAGENVGVLLRGTKRDEIERGQVLAKPGSIHPHTTFESEVYVLSKEEGGRHTPFFKGYRPQFYFRTTDVTGSIELPEGVEMVMPGDNIKMTVTLINPIAMADGLRFAIREGGRTVGAGVVSKVLI from the coding sequence ATGTCTAAAGAAAGATTTAAACGTTTAAAACCTCATATAAACGTAGGAACGATTGGTCATGTAGATCATGGAAAAACAACTTTAACTGCAGCTATTACAACTGTTCTATCAAAGCAATATGGTGGTTCTGCACGTGCTTTTGATCAAATTGATAATGCACCGGAAGAAAAAGCAAGAGGTATTACAATTAATACTTCTCATGTAGAATATGATACTGAATTCAGGCATTATGCTCATGTAGACTGTCCAGGTCATGCTGATTATATAAAAAACATGATTACTGGTGCTGCTCAAATGGATGGTGCTATTCTAGTTGTTGCAGCAACTGATGGTCCGATGCCACAAACACGAGAGCATATTTTACTTGGTAGACAAGTCGGAGTTCCTTATATTGTTGTCTTTCTTAATAAATGTGATATGGTAGATGATGAAGAATTACTTGAATTAGTAGAAATGGAAGTGCGTGATTTATTGACACAATACGATTTTCCTGGAGACGATACTCCTATTATTCGTGGTTCAGCTCTAAAAGCGTTAGAAGGAGATCCTGAATGGGAGTCAAAAATTATTGATTTATCTAAGTTTTTAGACAGTTATATTCCTGAACCGAAACGAGCAGTAGATCAACCTTTTTTACTACCTATAGAAGATGTTTTCTCTATATCAGGAAGAGGTACAGTGGTAACAGGACGCGTAGAAAAAGGGATAATTAAAGTGGGTGAAGAAGTGGAGATTGTAGGCATAAAAAAAACAACTAAAACCACTTGTACAGGCGTAGAAATGTTTAGAAAACTGTTAGATGAAGGTCGTGCTGGAGAAAATGTAGGTGTGTTACTTCGTGGTACAAAACGCGATGAAATTGAAAGAGGTCAAGTTTTAGCAAAACCAGGTAGCATTCATCCACATACAACATTTGAGTCTGAAGTTTATGTTTTATCCAAAGAAGAAGGTGGGCGTCATACTCCATTTTTTAAGGGATATCGTCCTCAGTTTTATTTTAGAACTACTGATGTAACCGGTTCCATTGAATTACCTGAGGGTGTTGAAATGGTTATGCCAGGAGATAATATTAAAATGACTGTTACTTTAATTAATCCTATTGCTATGGCTGATGGATTGCGATTTGCTATACGTGAAGGAGGACGTACTGTTGGAGCTGGTGTAGTTTCTAAAGTTTTAATTTAA
- the rplC gene encoding 50S ribosomal protein L3 translates to MIGLVGKKLGMTRIFTKEGSSIPVTVIELQENRVTQVKNMNTDLYCAVQVTTGIKKSNRLIKPKAGHFLKSGVTPGRGLWEFKIDSNESFQVGQKININIFHNIKKVDVTGISKGKGFSGTVKRWNFHTQDATHGNSLSHRVPGSIGQNQTPGRVFKGKKMAGQLGNSRVTIQNLNIVHLDKDKSLLLVKGAVPGATGSDLIVKPAIKV, encoded by the coding sequence ATGATTGGTTTAGTTGGTAAAAAACTAGGTATGACTCGAATTTTTACTAAAGAAGGATCTTCAATCCCGGTTACAGTAATTGAACTTCAAGAAAATCGAGTTACACAAGTAAAAAACATGAATACTGACCTCTACTGCGCTGTTCAAGTAACTACTGGTATAAAAAAATCAAATAGATTAATAAAGCCAAAAGCAGGTCATTTTTTAAAGTCAGGCGTAACCCCTGGTCGTGGTTTATGGGAATTTAAAATTGATTCCAATGAAAGTTTTCAAGTGGGTCAAAAAATTAATATTAATATTTTTCATAATATAAAAAAAGTTGATGTTACAGGTATTTCTAAGGGAAAAGGTTTTTCTGGAACAGTCAAACGTTGGAATTTTCATACTCAAGATGCAACTCATGGGAACTCTTTATCTCATAGGGTACCTGGTTCTATTGGTCAAAATCAAACTCCAGGTAGAGTATTTAAAGGAAAAAAAATGGCAGGACAATTAGGAAATAGTCGCGTAACTATACAAAATTTGAATATAGTACATCTTGATAAAGATAAAAGTCTTCTTTTAGTAAAAGGTGCGGTTCCCGGTGCCACCGGTAGTGATCTTATCGTTAAACCAGCTATTAAGGTTTGA
- the rpsJ gene encoding 30S ribosomal protein S10, with protein sequence MQNQRIRIRLKAFDHRLIDQSTTEIVETAKRTGAQVRGPIPLPTRKERFTILVSPHVNKDARDQYEIRTHKRLIDIVEPTEKTVDALMRLDLAAGVDVQISLG encoded by the coding sequence ATGCAGAACCAAAGAATTCGGATTCGTTTAAAAGCTTTTGATCATAGATTAATTGATCAATCAACTACAGAAATTGTTGAAACAGCAAAAAGAACTGGTGCACAAGTACGTGGCCCAATTCCTCTTCCAACTCGTAAAGAACGTTTTACTATTTTAGTTTCTCCACATGTAAATAAGGATGCACGTGATCAATATGAAATTCGTACACATAAGCGTTTAATTGATATAGTAGAACCTACTGAAAAAACTGTTGATGCACTGATGCGTCTAGATCTTGCTGCCGGCGTAGATGTTCAAATTAGTTTAGGTTAA
- the rpsG gene encoding 30S ribosomal protein S7 — protein sequence MPRRRIVSIRKILPDPKFSSELLAKFINILMIDGKKSIAEVIVYTALTNLSKRTDKKELEAFEIALEHVRPTVEVKSRRVGGSTYQVPVEVRPVRRNALAMRWIVESARKRADKSMSLRLSNELYDALENKGAAVKKREEVHRMAEANKAFAHYRW from the coding sequence ATGCCTCGTCGTCGTATTGTTAGTATTCGTAAAATTTTACCAGATCCAAAGTTTTCTTCAGAATTATTAGCTAAGTTTATTAATATTCTTATGATAGATGGTAAAAAATCTATTGCTGAAGTAATTGTTTATACTGCATTAACGAATTTGTCTAAACGTACAGATAAAAAGGAATTAGAAGCATTTGAAATAGCTTTAGAACATGTACGTCCAACAGTAGAAGTTAAGTCTCGTCGAGTTGGTGGTTCTACATACCAAGTGCCTGTTGAGGTACGTCCAGTAAGACGTAATGCATTAGCTATGCGTTGGATTGTAGAATCAGCTCGTAAACGTGCAGATAAATCTATGTCTTTACGTTTATCTAATGAACTCTATGATGCTTTAGAAAATAAAGGGGCAGCAGTTAAAAAAAGAGAAGAAGTACATCGAATGGCAGAAGCTAATAAAGCATTTGCTCATTATCGTTGGTAA
- the fusA gene encoding elongation factor G, which yields MSRTTPISRYRNIGISAHIDAGKTTTTERILFYTGINHKIGEVHDGAATMDWMEQEQERGITITSAATTTFWSGMAKQFKPHRINIIDTPGHVDFTIEVERSMRVLDGAVMVYCAVGGVQPQSETVWRQANKYNVPRIAFVNKMDRMGANFLKVVEQIKTRLGANPVPLHLAIGAEDKFVGIIDLIKMKAIHWTESDQGLTFTYNEIPTKMIALAEKWHQNLIESAVESNEDLLEKYLNGIELSENEIKSALRKRALNDEIVLITCGSAFKNKGVQALLDAIIEYLPAPDDIQDIKGIVNNNVNTPVIRTSNDTAPFSALAFKIANDPFVGNLTFFRVYSGVVKSGDTVFNSVKSQRERFGRIVQMHANKREEIKEVYAGDIAAAIGLKDVTTGDTLCDLNQPIILERMEFPEPVISISVEPKTKIDQEKMGLALSRLAKEDPSFRVKTDQESNQTIISGMGELHLEIIIDRMKREFSVDANVGKPQVAYRETILHKVENIEGKHIKQSGGRGQYGHVVIELFPLDPGGKGYVFINDIKGGVIPNEYISAIDKGIQEQLKYGPLAGYPVVDIGIRLYFGSYHDVDSSELAFKLAASIAFKKGFKKAQPVLLEPIMKVEVETPDDYMGDVIGDLNRRRGMIEGMQDLSIGKIISASVPLSEMFGYATDLRSQTQGRASYSMEFLKYVEAPSNISSAIIERREK from the coding sequence ATGTCTCGTACAACGCCTATTTCTCGCTATCGTAATATTGGTATTAGTGCTCATATAGATGCAGGGAAAACAACTACGACTGAAAGGATCTTATTTTATACAGGAATTAATCATAAGATAGGTGAAGTTCATGATGGCGCTGCTACTATGGATTGGATGGAACAAGAACAAGAAAGAGGAATTACTATTACATCAGCAGCTACTACTACTTTTTGGAGTGGTATGGCTAAGCAATTTAAACCTCATAGAATTAATATTATTGATACACCGGGACATGTAGATTTTACTATAGAAGTTGAACGTTCTATGCGTGTTTTAGATGGTGCTGTTATGGTTTATTGTGCAGTGGGAGGTGTACAACCTCAATCAGAAACTGTATGGCGTCAAGCAAATAAATATAATGTTCCTCGTATAGCGTTTGTAAATAAAATGGATCGTATGGGGGCAAATTTTTTAAAAGTAGTTGAACAAATTAAAACACGTTTAGGTGCGAATCCTGTTCCGTTACATTTAGCTATTGGTGCAGAGGATAAATTTGTTGGAATTATAGATTTGATTAAAATGAAAGCTATTCATTGGACAGAATCTGATCAAGGTTTAACATTTACTTATAATGAAATTCCTACCAAAATGATTGCATTAGCAGAAAAATGGCACCAAAATTTAATTGAATCTGCAGTTGAGTCAAATGAAGACCTTTTAGAAAAATATTTAAATGGGATTGAGCTATCTGAAAATGAAATTAAATCTGCATTACGAAAACGTGCATTAAATGATGAAATTGTTTTAATTACTTGTGGTTCTGCATTTAAAAATAAAGGAGTTCAAGCATTATTAGATGCAATAATTGAATATTTACCAGCTCCTGATGATATTCAAGATATCAAAGGTATTGTAAATAATAATGTAAATACTCCTGTTATTCGAACTTCAAATGATACAGCTCCTTTTTCGGCTTTAGCTTTTAAAATTGCTAACGATCCTTTTGTAGGAAATTTGACTTTTTTCCGTGTATATTCTGGAGTAGTAAAATCTGGGGATACTGTATTTAATTCAGTGAAATCTCAAAGAGAGAGATTTGGTAGAATTGTTCAAATGCATGCTAATAAAAGAGAGGAAATTAAAGAAGTATATGCAGGTGATATAGCTGCAGCTATTGGATTAAAAGATGTTACTACTGGTGATACTTTATGTGATCTAAACCAACCAATTATATTGGAGCGCATGGAGTTTCCAGAGCCAGTAATCTCAATTTCTGTAGAGCCTAAAACTAAAATTGATCAGGAAAAAATGGGATTAGCTTTAAGTCGTTTAGCAAAAGAAGATCCATCTTTTCGAGTTAAAACTGATCAAGAATCTAATCAAACAATAATTTCTGGGATGGGAGAATTACATTTAGAAATTATTATTGATCGAATGAAGCGAGAATTTAGTGTAGATGCTAATGTTGGAAAACCTCAGGTTGCATATCGTGAAACTATTTTGCATAAAGTAGAAAATATTGAAGGAAAGCATATCAAGCAATCAGGGGGTAGAGGTCAATACGGTCATGTTGTGATAGAGTTATTTCCATTAGATCCAGGAGGAAAAGGATATGTATTTATCAATGACATCAAAGGAGGAGTGATACCTAATGAATATATTTCAGCGATTGATAAAGGAATTCAAGAGCAATTAAAATATGGCCCGTTAGCTGGTTATCCTGTTGTAGACATTGGTATACGACTGTATTTTGGTTCTTATCATGATGTTGATTCATCAGAATTAGCCTTTAAATTAGCTGCTTCCATAGCATTTAAAAAAGGTTTTAAAAAAGCACAACCAGTTTTGTTGGAACCAATTATGAAAGTAGAAGTAGAAACTCCAGATGATTATATGGGAGATGTTATAGGCGACTTAAATCGTAGAAGAGGTATGATTGAGGGTATGCAAGATTTATCAATTGGTAAAATTATTAGTGCATCTGTGCCTTTATCTGAAATGTTTGGATATGCTACTGATTTACGCTCTCAAACACAAGGTAGAGCATCTTATTCTATGGAATTTTTAAAATATGTAGAAGCACCATCTAATATTTCTAGTGCTATTATTGAAAGAAGAGAAAAGTAG